The segment AACACAAAATCTCGTAAAGCTTCCGACTGCGCTATCGCACGCTCGAAGGTTTTCGCAGGAATAGCAATGGCTTTGATCGACGTTTCACTGACACCTTCGGCAGGGTAAGGCGACTTGGCAAAGAGACAGGAAGTAGTTAGCACGCAGGAGCCGCCTCTACCAATATGATAAAGGACAATTTCCCGCCCCTGCTCGGAACGGGCAAACACCTTCACAGAGCCCTGGATCAGGACCAGATAGTTTTCACAAGTATCCCCCTGGCGAAACAGGGTTGTGTGAGCAGGCATTTCAACGACAGCAGCCTCGTTAAGTACACTTGCGGCCACCGCGTCTTCCAACAGGGGAGCCAACGCAGGAATCGCCGCTACCAAACGAGGCTCAAATGCCATCATCGCTTAACCCTGCAAATGTTTAATCAGAGCGGTAATACTTTTCGCCAATTCGGCTGCAGCTTTATCATCCCGACGAATTTCCAACCAGAGTTTTCCACTGACAGGATGGGTCACTTCACAGCGATTCTTACTGCGATCGCAGCGAGCTTCGATGTAGGGATTCACACCAAATACGCTTAGTTTGTTGTTGCTGTACTGATAACCACCGTCACCGGCACGACGCAACGTAACCAGCAACTCTCCACGCTGAGGTACGGAAAGCTGATAGAGATGATCATCGGTCTTATCCAGATTGAGCACTTGGCTATCACGCAAGACAAAGTTCCTCAACAAACCGTTGGCGTGCAGCAACAACGCTTCTTGCTCTGAATCGGTCAGATACAGTTCTTTAAGTTGCTCAATCCAGGCATTTCTATCGGATGTTGAGACATCAATGACTGAGGCTTTATCGGGTTGCGGTTCGGTGAGAGGTTTTATCTCAGCCTCTTCAATCAGCGTTAACAGCTCCAGGGAATCGCGATAATACTCACCATCCTTGCTGGTCTGCTGCAGATATTTTTCCAACGTCTCTTTTGCCAACTGCAGCTTGCCATTGTGATGCAGCACTTCACCGTAGACGAAGTAAAACTCTGGTGGAGGCGTTAATTGCAAGGCTACCGCCCGCTGCAAATAGCGCTCTGCCTCACGAAAGTTCCCCAGCCTGACATGTCGCTGTGCGGCCAACAGATAACGGTCCATCTCCATTTCCGGGGATAAGGCTTGTACCGGCATTACCGGCATCATGCTGAATAGCACGAGCAATAAGGTCCGTTTAATCATCCGCAGCTCCTTCGTCTTGACCATACGACTGTATCAGTGACCGGTTGGTAGCACGATTCAATAGTACTCACTG is part of the Aestuariirhabdus haliotis genome and harbors:
- a CDS encoding tetratricopeptide repeat protein; the protein is MIKRTLLLVLFSMMPVMPVQALSPEMEMDRYLLAAQRHVRLGNFREAERYLQRAVALQLTPPPEFYFVYGEVLHHNGKLQLAKETLEKYLQQTSKDGEYYRDSLELLTLIEEAEIKPLTEPQPDKASVIDVSTSDRNAWIEQLKELYLTDSEQEALLLHANGLLRNFVLRDSQVLNLDKTDDHLYQLSVPQRGELLVTLRRAGDGGYQYSNNKLSVFGVNPYIEARCDRSKNRCEVTHPVSGKLWLEIRRDDKAAAELAKSITALIKHLQG
- a CDS encoding Crp/Fnr family transcriptional regulator; protein product: MMAFEPRLVAAIPALAPLLEDAVAASVLNEAAVVEMPAHTTLFRQGDTCENYLVLIQGSVKVFARSEQGREIVLYHIGRGGSCVLTTSCLFAKSPYPAEGVSETSIKAIAIPAKTFERAIAQSEALRDFVFTTYSERLSRLIALVQQIAFDRIDVRLARYLIRCSDSTLFATHQELAEELGTAREVVSRHLKEFESRGWLALGRGKIDVIDAKGLELRIEELLSN